From the genome of Alosa sapidissima isolate fAloSap1 chromosome 14, fAloSap1.pri, whole genome shotgun sequence, one region includes:
- the LOC121682381 gene encoding carbohydrate sulfotransferase 1-like, with protein sequence MQCSWKAVILLALASIAIQYTAIRTFTSKPFHLCPMPSPQNCGLGAQDTDPSFERGCEEYPYFIYNASRKTHILVLATTRSGSSFVGQLLNQHSDVFYLFEPLYHVQTALIPRLSHSRNAADRRVMLGASRDLLRSLYGCDLHFLESYIKPPPANHTTDKLFRRGASKALCSQPVCDAFGPADANVEEGDCVKKCAALNMTLAAESCRERRHMAIKIVRVPEIGDLRALVEDPRLNLKVIQLVRDPRGILSSRIETFRDTYRLWRIWRATGRKPYNLDLTQLTMVCDDFLSSVSTGLSHPHWLKGKYMLVRYEDLARNPLQKTKEIYDYLSLPMDKNVVDWIQANTRGSNELSAKHKYGTVRDSAANAESWRLKLSFEMVDYTQTVCQKVLNILGYKSAKSAEELKNMSVSLVQDKSFVPFS encoded by the coding sequence ATGCAATGTTCCTGGAAGGCTGTGATCCTGCTAGCCTTGGCCTCCATTGCCATCCAGTACACAGCCATCCGGACTTTCACCTCCAAGCCCTTTCACCTCTGTCCCATGCCAAGCCCCCAGAACTGTGGCCTGGGCGCCCAGGACACAGACCCGTCTTTTGAGCGTGGCTGTGAGGAGTACCCCTATTTCATCTACAATGCCTCGCGCAAAACCCACATCTTAGTGCTGGCCACCACCCGCAGTGGGTCCTCTTTTGTGGGCCAGCTGCTCAACCAACACTCGGACGTCTTTTATCTCTTTGAGCCCCTCTACCACGTCCAGACAGCGCTCATCCCGCGCCTCTCCCACAGTCGTAATGCGGCGGACCGCCGGGTGATGCTGGGGGCGAGCCGCGACTTGCTGCGCAGCCTCTATGGCTGTGACCTTCACTTCCTGGAGAGCTACATCAAGCCACCGCCAGCCAACCACACTACGGACAAGCTATTCCGCCGCGGGGCCAGCAAGGCGCTGTGCTCGCAGCCGGTGTGCGATGCGTTCGGCCCGGCCGATGCCAACGTGGAGGAGGGCGACTGTGTGAAGAAGTGTGCGGCCCTCAACATGACGCTGGCCGCCGAGTCCTGCCGCGAGAGGCGGCACATGGCCATCAAGATCGTGCGCGTGCCGGAGATCGGTGACCTGCGGGCACTGGTGGAGGACCCTCGGCTCAACCTGAAGGTGATCCAGCTGGTCAGGGACCCCCGGGGGATTCTCTCCTCTCGGATCGAGACGTTCCGGGACACGTACCGGCTGTGGAGGATCTGGAGGGCTACAGGGAGGAAGCCCTACAACCTGGACCTGACGCAGTTGACCATGGTGTGTGATGACTTCCTCAGCTCCGTGTCCACAGGCCTCAGCCACCCACACTGGCTGAAAGGAAAGTACATGCTAGTGCGATACGAGGACTTAGCACGGAACCCGCTGCAGAAGACGAAAGAGATCTATGACTACCTGAGCTTGCCAATGGACAAGAACGTGGTGGACTGGATACAGGCCAATACCAGAGGAAGTAACGAGCTCTCGGCCAAACATAAGTACGGTACGGTGAGAGACTCTGCGGCTAACGCCGAGAGCTGGAGGCTGAAGTTGTCCTTTGAGATGGTGGACTACACGCAGACCGTATGTCAGAAGGTCCTCAACATTCTTGGCTACAAAAGTGCCAAGTCCGCAGAGGAGCTCAAGAACATGTCTGTTTCGCTTGTGCAGGACAAGAGTTTTGTACCCTTTTCGTAA